A window of Exiguobacterium sp. FSL W8-0210 contains these coding sequences:
- a CDS encoding methyl-accepting chemotaxis protein, with amino-acid sequence MKHMSVRRKIQALIATAVVAMLLIAGAGLYFLNQMSNASRAMYQQNLIPIQEVAQIRIDTRALDSFLVEMMLAKDETRVTELQAEIDTRQAQIRSSVTKVEKTGHFDAKEKKQLEELKDNVLAYDNSMTIVQDAATRNETEEAYTAYTQGLEQVRDNVADSAKSLMASMTKQAKMLDAQNQAEKQTAFYLMLGIFLLAVLLFAGLAMYITRLITRPIRQLQGWMDQSGNGDLTVRGTYDSKDELGQLTTSFNEMIASQQQVVLELTGTADRVAVASDELSVNAESTTKATEMVAVTMEEMASGASQQLHQVSDASRTIEELTTSVRYVAGNAQQMTERTADAMEKVALGGQVVGTLGTQMGRIQEDVSRLSHVIDGLGNRSQEIGQITDSIKGVAAQTNLLALNAAIEAARAGEQGRGFAVVAAEVKTLAEQSAVSAKQIESLIRVIQQETEASVASMEKVSTEMTSGIAVADQAGASFSEIETAITDVTGHVEEVSGAVQEMAAASEQIASVMRTIQAVTEGTAAGTQNISASTEEQMASMEEISSASQSLATMADDLKQVTGRFTV; translated from the coding sequence ATGAAACATATGTCAGTCAGACGGAAGATACAAGCTTTGATCGCAACAGCCGTCGTTGCGATGCTTTTGATTGCGGGAGCAGGACTCTATTTCTTGAATCAGATGTCGAATGCTTCCCGAGCGATGTATCAGCAAAACTTAATACCGATCCAGGAAGTAGCTCAAATCCGGATCGATACACGCGCGCTCGATTCGTTTTTAGTCGAGATGATGTTAGCGAAGGACGAGACGCGGGTCACGGAACTGCAAGCTGAGATCGATACGCGTCAGGCGCAGATTCGTTCGTCGGTCACGAAGGTCGAAAAAACAGGGCATTTCGATGCCAAAGAAAAGAAACAGCTCGAAGAATTAAAGGATAATGTCCTCGCCTATGATAATTCGATGACGATCGTCCAGGATGCGGCGACGCGCAACGAAACCGAAGAAGCCTATACGGCATACACGCAAGGTCTGGAACAAGTCCGGGATAACGTCGCGGATTCTGCGAAGTCGTTGATGGCTTCGATGACGAAGCAAGCGAAGATGCTTGACGCTCAGAATCAAGCAGAAAAACAAACGGCCTTTTACTTAATGCTCGGCATTTTTCTACTCGCGGTCCTCTTGTTTGCAGGACTTGCAATGTACATTACACGTCTCATCACGCGTCCGATTCGTCAATTGCAGGGATGGATGGATCAATCAGGGAACGGGGACTTGACCGTCCGTGGAACATACGACTCAAAAGACGAGCTTGGACAGTTGACGACGTCCTTCAATGAAATGATTGCATCACAGCAACAAGTCGTGCTTGAACTAACCGGTACGGCTGACCGTGTCGCTGTTGCATCGGACGAGTTGAGCGTCAACGCCGAATCGACGACGAAAGCAACGGAAATGGTCGCCGTGACGATGGAAGAGATGGCAAGCGGTGCTAGTCAACAATTGCATCAAGTATCGGATGCTTCACGGACGATCGAAGAGTTGACGACCTCGGTCCGTTACGTCGCCGGTAATGCCCAACAAATGACGGAACGCACTGCGGATGCGATGGAAAAAGTCGCTCTCGGTGGTCAAGTCGTCGGAACACTCGGTACCCAAATGGGACGGATTCAAGAAGATGTTTCTCGACTGAGCCACGTCATTGACGGTCTTGGTAACCGATCGCAGGAAATCGGACAAATCACGGATTCGATTAAAGGTGTCGCGGCACAGACGAACTTGCTCGCATTAAACGCAGCAATCGAGGCAGCACGCGCCGGTGAACAAGGGCGCGGATTCGCTGTCGTCGCAGCGGAGGTCAAGACGCTCGCGGAGCAGTCGGCGGTCTCGGCAAAACAGATTGAGTCGTTGATTCGGGTCATTCAACAAGAGACGGAAGCATCGGTCGCTTCGATGGAGAAGGTTTCAACCGAGATGACGAGTGGGATTGCCGTCGCCGATCAAGCCGGTGCCTCATTCTCAGAAATCGAGACAGCGATCACCGACGTGACAGGGCACGTCGAAGAAGTGTCCGGCGCTGTTCAGGAAATGGCGGCAGCGAGCGAGCAGATTGCCTCCGTCATGCGAACGATTCAAGCAGTGACGGAAGGGACTGCTGCCGGAACACAAAACATCTCCGCTTCGACCGAGGAGCAGATGGCGTCGATGGAAGAAATCTCATCCGCGTCGCAGTCACTCGCGACGATGGCGGATGATTTAAAACAAGTCACAGGCAGATTCACCGTGTAA
- a CDS encoding DNA topology modulation protein: protein MRKIILIGSGGSGKSTLAREMGKKLSYPVDHLDSLLWRPNWEAVSLEEQRQIQQTLITRDTWIIDGNYGGTLDLRIDAADTIIFLDLPRTLCLYRALKRTWRYRKTGRPDMAAGCPEKLSFDFLKWIWRFPIDKRPSILSTLTATSDKQVIHLTSRRAVKQFLQSLS, encoded by the coding sequence ATGCGAAAAATCATCTTGATTGGTTCCGGCGGATCCGGTAAATCGACGCTTGCCCGCGAGATGGGCAAAAAACTCAGCTATCCCGTTGATCACCTCGACAGCTTATTATGGCGTCCGAACTGGGAAGCAGTTTCGCTTGAGGAACAACGCCAGATTCAACAAACACTTATAACGCGCGACACGTGGATCATCGACGGTAATTACGGTGGAACGCTTGATTTACGAATTGATGCCGCCGATACGATCATCTTCCTTGACCTACCACGGACACTCTGTCTGTACCGGGCATTGAAAAGGACATGGCGCTATCGCAAGACCGGTCGACCGGATATGGCGGCAGGCTGTCCCGAGAAACTATCGTTCGATTTTCTGAAATGGATTTGGCGTTTCCCGATCGATAAGCGACCGAGTATTCTTTCAACGCTTACAGCGACGTCCGATAAACAAGTCATCCATCTGACGTCCCGTCGTGCTGTCAAACAATTTCTTCAATCACTTTCATAA
- a CDS encoding bacteriorhodopsin → MEDVNLLVLATQYMFWVGFVGMAAGTLYFLVERNSLAPEYRSTATVAALVTFVAAIHYYFMKQAVGESGLLSEIDGFPTEIRYIDWLVTTPLLLIKFPLLLGLKGGKGRSLLTKLVIADIIMIIGGYIGESSINLAGGFTQLGLWAYVVGCIAWFYIIYLLFTNVTKAAEDKPAPIRKALLQMRLFILIGWAIYPVGYAVTLFAPGIEVQLVRELIYNFADLINKVGFGLIAFFAVKTMSAMKNLKST, encoded by the coding sequence ATGGAAGACGTTAACCTTCTCGTCCTTGCGACCCAGTACATGTTCTGGGTCGGATTCGTCGGAATGGCCGCCGGTACGCTCTATTTTCTCGTCGAACGAAATTCCCTTGCCCCGGAATACCGCTCGACCGCAACAGTCGCTGCTCTCGTCACGTTCGTCGCTGCGATACATTACTATTTCATGAAGCAAGCTGTAGGGGAATCGGGTTTGTTGTCTGAGATCGATGGTTTTCCGACTGAAATCCGCTACATCGATTGGCTCGTGACGACGCCTCTCTTGCTGATCAAGTTTCCGCTGTTACTCGGTCTAAAGGGTGGGAAAGGGCGTTCGCTTCTGACGAAACTCGTCATCGCGGACATCATCATGATCATCGGTGGTTACATCGGAGAGTCGTCCATCAATCTAGCGGGTGGCTTCACGCAACTCGGTCTTTGGGCATACGTCGTCGGTTGTATCGCATGGTTTTATATCATTTATCTCTTGTTCACGAACGTCACGAAAGCCGCTGAAGATAAGCCTGCCCCGATTCGTAAAGCCTTGTTGCAGATGCGCTTGTTCATCTTAATCGGATGGGCGATTTATCCGGTCGGTTACGCGGTCACCTTGTTTGCACCCGGCATCGAGGTACAACTCGTCCGCGAATTGATCTATAACTTCGCTGACTTGATCAACAAGGTCGGATTTGGTCTGATTGCCTTCTTCGCTGTCAAGACGATGTCTGCTATGAAAAATTTGAAATCGACTTAA